Proteins found in one Aquibium microcysteis genomic segment:
- a CDS encoding TRAP transporter substrate-binding protein translates to MRHYVVAAALAASVAFTGSAMAQSFDLQSVFGLNVPSIGPSPVNWAEKVRLMTAGAVDIKVHGAGDFVPPFEVFGAVSTGAIPMGFDWIGYWAGTIPVANLIGSMPFGPSPEIALGWMFNGGGLEIIQKAYDPHGVKIIPCHLVVPEAGGWFNKDINSADDLKGLNMRIAGLGGKALAKLGANTQLVPAGEIYVSLETGRIDAAEFSAPQLDKGFGFQKIVKNYYFPGWHQPSSWDSIIINMDVWKGFSEDQQKIMVEACKANITENMADQLNAQVAAIEEIEAAGATVKRFPDEVLAAMRTAASEVMREEAAKDPIFKEAYESLTAYIDRTARWAELQALPR, encoded by the coding sequence ATGAGACATTACGTCGTTGCCGCCGCCCTGGCGGCGTCCGTTGCATTCACCGGGTCGGCCATGGCCCAGAGCTTCGATCTTCAGAGCGTGTTCGGTCTCAACGTGCCGTCGATCGGTCCGAGCCCCGTCAACTGGGCCGAGAAGGTGCGGCTGATGACGGCCGGCGCGGTCGACATCAAGGTGCATGGAGCGGGCGACTTCGTGCCTCCGTTCGAGGTCTTCGGCGCGGTCTCCACCGGCGCGATCCCGATGGGCTTCGACTGGATCGGCTACTGGGCGGGCACCATTCCCGTCGCCAACCTCATCGGCTCCATGCCTTTCGGACCCTCGCCCGAAATCGCGCTCGGCTGGATGTTCAACGGCGGCGGGCTGGAAATCATCCAGAAGGCCTACGACCCGCACGGCGTGAAGATCATTCCCTGCCACCTGGTCGTGCCGGAAGCCGGCGGCTGGTTCAACAAGGACATCAACAGCGCCGACGATCTGAAGGGTCTCAACATGCGCATCGCCGGCCTCGGCGGCAAGGCGCTGGCGAAGCTCGGCGCCAACACCCAGCTCGTTCCCGCGGGCGAGATCTACGTGTCGCTGGAGACCGGCCGCATCGACGCAGCGGAGTTCTCCGCACCGCAACTCGACAAGGGTTTCGGTTTCCAGAAGATCGTCAAGAACTACTACTTCCCCGGCTGGCACCAGCCCTCCAGCTGGGACTCCATCATCATCAACATGGATGTCTGGAAGGGATTCTCCGAGGATCAGCAGAAGATCATGGTCGAGGCCTGCAAGGCCAACATCACCGAAAACATGGCCGACCAGCTGAACGCGCAGGTCGCCGCCATCGAGGAGATCGAGGCCGCCGGCGCCACCGTCAAGCGCTTCCCCGACGAAGTGCTTGCCGCCATGCGGACCGCGGCGTCGGAGGTGATGCGGGAGGAGGCCGCGAAGGATCCGATCTTCAAGGAGGCCTACGAGTCGCTGACCGCTTACATCGATCGTACCGCGCGCTGGGCTGAACTTCAGGCTCTTCCGCGCTAA
- a CDS encoding TRAP transporter small permease subunit: protein MKRFTDAVFRALVKPGELVGWLILPLIASVLLTVLAAQTGWNAFLRWESAIPVLGNAITVNSLADLQWYIFAIIAIFGGVYAFRDDQHVSVDVFSAGLPRSVRLGLSLLGDLVFLLPFCVIIVWYGWSFTLSAFNSGEGSSYGGLMDRWLIKAIIPAGFALLGIGALVRAAATFHSLLQPSPGALSGDDR, encoded by the coding sequence TTGAAACGGTTCACAGATGCGGTGTTTCGTGCCCTCGTGAAGCCGGGCGAACTCGTCGGCTGGCTGATCCTGCCGCTGATCGCCTCCGTGCTGCTGACGGTCCTGGCCGCCCAGACGGGGTGGAACGCCTTCCTGCGATGGGAAAGCGCCATCCCCGTCCTCGGCAACGCGATCACCGTGAACTCGCTGGCCGACCTGCAATGGTACATCTTCGCGATCATTGCGATCTTCGGCGGGGTCTATGCCTTCCGCGACGACCAGCACGTCAGCGTCGACGTCTTCTCCGCAGGGCTCCCCCGCAGTGTCCGTCTTGGCCTGTCCCTCCTCGGCGACCTCGTCTTCCTCCTTCCCTTCTGCGTCATCATCGTCTGGTATGGGTGGAGCTTCACGCTGTCGGCCTTCAATTCCGGCGAGGGCTCGAGCTATGGCGGCCTGATGGATCGCTGGCTCATCAAGGCGATCATTCCGGCAGGCTTCGCGCTTCTCGGCATAGGCGCGCTCGTCCGAGCGGCTGCCACGTTCCATTCCCTTCTGCAGCCCTCGCCCGGGGCACTGTCTGGCGACGACCGATGA
- a CDS encoding TRAP transporter large permease, translating into MIEYFWPMAMLVALILGVFSGYPVGFVLSGIGIVFAVAAGVPMIFLSTGVSRIFSGILTNWLLIAIPLFVFMGLMLERSGVAERLLRSLAALFGRLPGGYAFAVAIIGIVVAASTGIIGASVVLMGMMALPAMTQARYDPRISTGLIAASGTLGILIPPSIMLIVLGDQLRISVGDLFVGAIGPGLLLAALYVLYLIAVAVFQPHRMPPAEHVHAQSRMAAMTGLARDLLAPILLIASVLGTIITGIATPTEAAAIGAAGAMLLALLSGNLNFDTLRTALRDTTKTTAMIVFVMIGATIFSVIFRRLGGDQMVIHAFDALGTGPYVVLFAIMALVFLLGFFLDWVEIALVVVPLVAPVVASLDFGMTQNETLTWFAIALAVNMQTSFLTPPFGYALFYLRGVAGGISIGTIYRGIIPFVLLQLLALLLLIAFPQISLWMIG; encoded by the coding sequence ATGATCGAGTACTTCTGGCCGATGGCGATGCTGGTCGCGCTGATACTCGGCGTCTTCTCGGGCTATCCGGTGGGCTTCGTGCTGTCGGGCATCGGCATCGTGTTCGCGGTCGCGGCAGGCGTGCCGATGATCTTCCTGTCCACCGGCGTCTCGCGGATCTTTTCCGGCATCCTCACCAACTGGCTGCTGATCGCGATCCCGCTCTTCGTCTTCATGGGGCTGATGCTGGAACGGTCGGGCGTTGCCGAACGCCTCCTGCGATCGCTCGCGGCGTTGTTCGGACGGTTGCCCGGCGGCTACGCCTTCGCGGTGGCCATCATCGGCATCGTCGTGGCGGCCTCCACCGGCATCATCGGAGCGTCGGTCGTTCTGATGGGCATGATGGCGCTGCCCGCGATGACCCAGGCCCGTTACGATCCGCGCATTTCGACGGGCCTCATCGCCGCGTCCGGAACCCTCGGCATCCTCATCCCGCCGTCGATCATGCTGATCGTGCTCGGCGACCAATTGCGCATCTCCGTCGGCGACCTCTTCGTGGGCGCGATCGGTCCGGGCCTTCTGCTGGCTGCGCTCTACGTCCTCTATCTGATCGCGGTCGCGGTCTTCCAGCCGCACCGCATGCCTCCGGCCGAGCATGTCCATGCGCAAAGCCGCATGGCGGCGATGACCGGCCTTGCACGCGATCTCCTTGCCCCGATCCTGCTGATCGCATCCGTGCTCGGAACCATCATCACCGGGATCGCGACGCCGACAGAAGCCGCCGCCATCGGCGCAGCCGGCGCGATGCTGCTCGCGCTCCTGTCCGGGAACCTCAACTTCGACACGCTGCGGACCGCGCTGCGCGACACCACCAAGACCACGGCGATGATCGTCTTCGTGATGATCGGAGCGACGATTTTCTCCGTCATCTTCCGCAGGCTCGGCGGCGACCAGATGGTCATCCATGCCTTCGACGCGCTGGGAACGGGTCCCTATGTCGTGCTCTTCGCCATCATGGCGCTGGTCTTCCTGCTGGGCTTCTTCCTCGACTGGGTAGAGATCGCGCTCGTCGTCGTGCCGCTGGTGGCTCCGGTGGTCGCCAGCCTGGATTTCGGGATGACGCAGAACGAGACGCTGACGTGGTTCGCCATCGCGCTCGCCGTCAACATGCAGACGTCGTTTCTCACCCCGCCCTTCGGCTATGCCCTGTTCTACCTGCGCGGCGTAGCCGGGGGAATTTCGATCGGAACGATCTACCGCGGCATCATCCCCTTCGTCCTGCTGCAGCTTCTTGCCTTGCTGCTGCTGATCGCCTTCCCGCAGATCAGCCTCTGGATGATCGGGTAG
- a CDS encoding porin: MKALASLSTLAGLVMATPLHAQPVEYVRICDAYGAGYFYIPGTETCVHASTGQTRRETMDGTEFGETDLARRLSSLEERMGIETFSQIAISNALQSPNLVAGETFGLRLNWGTAEESHAFGLSGAVSFGDGLFADGRGRMSGYGGVAFSGDSVGGNAGLQLSW, from the coding sequence ATGAAAGCACTCGCGTCATTATCGACATTGGCCGGCCTCGTCATGGCGACGCCGCTCCATGCTCAGCCGGTTGAATACGTACGGATCTGCGATGCATATGGGGCGGGCTATTTCTACATCCCCGGGACGGAGACCTGCGTACACGCGAGCACCGGCCAGACCCGTCGCGAGACGATGGATGGCACGGAGTTCGGCGAGACGGATCTCGCACGCCGTCTTTCTTCGCTCGAAGAGCGCATGGGGATCGAGACATTCTCCCAGATCGCGATTTCCAACGCACTCCAGAGCCCGAATCTGGTCGCCGGAGAGACGTTCGGGCTCAGGCTCAACTGGGGCACGGCGGAGGAAAGTCATGCCTTCGGCCTGTCGGGTGCGGTGTCCTTCGGAGACGGTCTCTTTGCCGACGGCCGGGGCCGCATGAGCGGCTATGGTGGCGTCGCCTTCAGCGGCGATTCCGTCGGCGGCAATGCGGGGCTGCAGCTCAGCTGGTAG
- a CDS encoding carbohydrate kinase family protein gives MGIGASGPFTTPQEARDRIASIFGGIGLMTAASPAVTANMAAGLVPKGRIGCLGGAVLDRKYHARNPLIAATSNPARGSRSFGGVARNVAENLARLGVETCFVSVVGDDEGGRALLSQLRDLGVDVSSVGLIDGHPTAEYVAILGPDNDLALGIADMDVFEAFGPEMLDRIWEALAACDWVFIDCNLPAETIAALMARKSEARFRLAVDTVSSPKALRLPENLAAIDLLFTNVDEANTLLGLDPAARLSATEAAVALRGRGAADVVVTMGARGSAIVTEAGARFQDAFPARPVDITGAGDAMIAGTLFALVAGASLDDAARTGALVAAMTVESPFSVRPDLSPDMLADLPVPPSAR, from the coding sequence ATGGGGATCGGCGCCTCCGGCCCCTTTACAACACCGCAGGAAGCGCGCGACAGGATTGCGTCCATCTTCGGAGGCATCGGGCTCATGACGGCGGCAAGTCCTGCGGTGACGGCGAACATGGCCGCAGGCCTCGTGCCGAAGGGTCGTATCGGTTGCCTGGGCGGCGCGGTGCTCGACCGGAAGTATCACGCCCGGAACCCGCTGATTGCGGCCACCTCGAATCCGGCACGCGGTTCGCGCAGCTTCGGGGGCGTCGCACGCAACGTGGCGGAGAACCTGGCGCGGCTCGGCGTCGAGACCTGCTTCGTGTCGGTCGTCGGCGATGACGAGGGGGGACGCGCGCTGCTGAGCCAGTTGCGAGACCTCGGCGTCGACGTGAGCAGCGTCGGGCTCATCGACGGTCACCCGACCGCCGAATACGTCGCCATACTCGGACCGGACAACGATCTGGCGCTCGGGATAGCCGACATGGACGTCTTCGAGGCGTTCGGACCCGAGATGCTCGACCGTATCTGGGAAGCGCTGGCCGCCTGCGACTGGGTCTTCATCGACTGCAACCTGCCGGCCGAGACCATCGCGGCATTGATGGCGCGCAAGAGCGAGGCCCGCTTCCGGTTGGCCGTCGACACCGTTTCGTCGCCGAAGGCGCTTCGCCTGCCCGAAAACCTCGCAGCCATCGACCTGCTCTTCACCAATGTGGACGAGGCGAACACCTTGCTTGGCCTCGACCCGGCCGCTCGGCTGAGCGCCACCGAGGCCGCAGTGGCGTTGCGCGGACGCGGGGCGGCCGATGTGGTGGTGACCATGGGAGCGCGAGGGTCGGCGATCGTCACGGAAGCGGGCGCACGGTTTCAGGATGCCTTCCCCGCCCGACCGGTGGATATAACAGGCGCTGGCGACGCGATGATCGCCGGTACGCTGTTTGCACTTGTGGCCGGCGCGTCTCTCGACGATGCCGCCCGGACCGGGGCGCTGGTCGCGGCGATGACGGTCGAGAGTCCGTTCAGTGTCCGGCCGGACCTGTCACCTGACATGCTCGCGGATCTGCCGGTCCCCCCGTCCGCTCGATAG
- a CDS encoding SDR family NAD(P)-dependent oxidoreductase: protein MTTPGDDPSMATSTDKGIAVVVGARGGIGSALVGAAEASGRYRHVLSLSRSSEPALDVENEASVEAAAIRAAACGDIRLCLVATGLLHGEGIRPEKAIRDIDPAALARSFSVNAIGPALVMKHILPRLPRRGRSVLAVLSAKVGSIGDNRLGGWYAYRASKAALNQLVRTAAIELARHRPEALCVAIHPGTVDTRLSSPFAKAGLAVADSESAAVSILACLDRLTASDSGGFFDRTGERLPW, encoded by the coding sequence ATGACGACCCCGGGCGACGATCCCTCCATGGCGACATCCACGGACAAGGGGATTGCTGTGGTCGTGGGTGCACGCGGCGGGATCGGCTCTGCGCTGGTCGGGGCGGCCGAAGCATCGGGCCGGTATAGGCATGTGCTCTCCCTGTCCCGCAGCAGCGAGCCCGCGCTGGACGTCGAGAACGAGGCATCGGTCGAGGCGGCTGCGATCCGCGCGGCGGCTTGCGGGGATATCCGCCTGTGCCTGGTCGCAACCGGTCTGCTTCATGGGGAGGGGATCCGACCGGAAAAAGCCATCCGTGACATTGACCCGGCGGCGCTGGCGAGGTCCTTCTCCGTCAACGCGATCGGGCCAGCCCTGGTGATGAAGCATATCCTCCCGCGGCTGCCGCGCCGAGGCCGCAGCGTGCTTGCGGTTCTCTCGGCGAAGGTCGGAAGCATCGGCGACAACCGGCTGGGCGGCTGGTACGCCTACAGGGCATCGAAGGCCGCGCTGAACCAGCTGGTCCGCACCGCCGCCATCGAACTGGCCCGTCACAGGCCGGAAGCGCTCTGCGTCGCGATCCACCCCGGAACCGTCGACACGCGCCTGTCGTCTCCCTTCGCGAAGGCTGGACTGGCCGTGGCTGACTCAGAATCGGCGGCAGTCTCCATCCTGGCCTGCCTCGATCGCCTGACCGCCAGCGACAGCGGAGGGTTCTTCGACCGGACCGGCGAACGCCTTCCCTGGTAG
- a CDS encoding DUF305 domain-containing protein, producing MSYGRFGAMIASSTIVMYGLMYLNTWALDHIFWSETRAWMALLMGAAMAVVMLGWMWSMYARTTVNLAIMATAFIVFAGSLWLVRSQETVDDVDYMKAMIPHHSIAILTSTRAHISDPRVRELADGIIEAQRNEIAEMKSLIAELERR from the coding sequence ATGAGCTATGGGCGCTTCGGTGCGATGATCGCAAGTTCGACAATCGTCATGTACGGCCTCATGTATCTGAATACATGGGCTCTAGATCACATCTTCTGGAGCGAGACACGGGCATGGATGGCTCTGCTGATGGGAGCTGCGATGGCGGTCGTCATGCTCGGATGGATGTGGTCGATGTACGCCCGTACGACAGTCAATCTGGCGATCATGGCGACGGCCTTCATCGTCTTTGCGGGGTCGCTGTGGCTGGTCCGCAGCCAGGAGACGGTTGACGACGTCGACTACATGAAGGCGATGATACCGCATCACTCGATCGCGATACTAACGAGCACGCGCGCGCATATTTCCGATCCCCGGGTTCGTGAACTCGCGGACGGTATCATCGAGGCGCAGCGCAACGAGATCGCGGAGATGAAGTCGCTCATCGCGGAACTCGAACGGCGTTGA
- a CDS encoding organic hydroperoxide resistance protein gives MPAKVVYSTSATATGGRDGRATTADGALDVRLVVPKELGGPGGEGANPEQLFAAGYSACFLGALKFYAGQKKVKVPEDAKVTVTVGIGPREDAGFGLDVKIAVELPGIERSVAEDLVAGAHHVCPYSHATKGALSITPSVV, from the coding sequence ATGCCAGCCAAGGTCGTCTACAGCACCAGCGCAACTGCCACCGGCGGACGGGATGGACGTGCCACGACCGCCGATGGGGCGCTCGACGTCAGGCTGGTGGTGCCGAAGGAACTTGGCGGGCCGGGTGGAGAAGGCGCCAACCCCGAGCAGCTTTTCGCGGCCGGATATTCGGCGTGCTTTCTCGGTGCACTCAAGTTCTATGCAGGCCAGAAGAAGGTGAAGGTGCCCGAAGACGCGAAGGTGACGGTCACGGTCGGCATCGGCCCGCGGGAGGACGCCGGCTTCGGGCTCGATGTGAAGATCGCGGTCGAACTTCCTGGTATCGAGCGGTCGGTCGCCGAAGATCTGGTGGCCGGTGCGCATCACGTCTGCCCCTACTCACACGCGACGAAGGGGGCTCTTTCCATCACCCCTTCGGTGGTGTGA
- the guaD gene encoding guanine deaminase, with translation MTDRPDLRGRTLLASGFHAPARGTIEELDDALIAIGDDGTIISVTRPGDPGYDDAKREASRAGRLATLPAGTILLPGFVDLHIHAPQYAQLGRGLDVPLEVWLHRYTFPLEAKYADTAFAARVYRRLVDDLLANGTTTALYFATAHIEASNLLAEICLERGQRALVGKVAMDDPAGCPAYYRDASPEAAVEGTRAVIEHIRAMPGNGGGRVLPVVTPRFIPACTDAALQGLGDLARACGCRVQTHVSESDWAHGHVLARHGMTDAASLDRFGLLTEGGVVAHANFLTPDDMDLLAARGTAVAHCPVSNAYFAGAVFPLKAALEKGVRVGLGTDISGGPIATILDAMRGAVMVSRMLESGVDPDLAPGSRSRHGGTRIDFRDAFHLATAGGGAALGLPVGRFESGCPFDALAVDCEAADGGIRLWGGEAGDDLLQTILYTATRSNLARVWVGGAPVR, from the coding sequence ATGACCGACAGGCCCGACCTTCGCGGACGCACGCTGCTGGCCTCCGGCTTCCACGCGCCGGCGCGCGGCACGATCGAAGAGCTCGACGATGCGCTGATCGCCATCGGCGACGACGGTACGATCATCTCCGTCACGCGACCCGGCGACCCCGGCTACGACGATGCGAAGCGGGAGGCGTCCCGGGCAGGCAGGCTGGCGACGCTGCCGGCCGGCACGATCCTCCTGCCCGGCTTCGTCGATCTCCACATCCACGCGCCGCAATATGCCCAGCTTGGCCGCGGGCTCGACGTGCCGCTGGAGGTCTGGCTGCATCGCTACACCTTTCCGCTGGAGGCGAAGTACGCCGACACGGCCTTCGCGGCCCGTGTCTACCGCCGGCTGGTCGACGACCTTCTGGCCAACGGCACGACGACCGCGCTCTACTTCGCCACCGCCCATATCGAGGCGAGCAATCTGCTCGCCGAAATCTGCCTCGAGCGCGGCCAGCGCGCGCTGGTCGGCAAGGTGGCGATGGACGATCCGGCCGGCTGCCCCGCCTACTACCGCGACGCCTCGCCCGAAGCTGCCGTGGAGGGGACGCGCGCGGTGATCGAGCACATCCGCGCCATGCCCGGCAATGGCGGCGGGCGGGTGCTGCCGGTGGTGACGCCGCGCTTCATCCCCGCCTGCACCGATGCCGCCCTGCAGGGCCTCGGCGACCTCGCGCGTGCCTGTGGCTGCCGCGTGCAGACGCATGTCTCGGAGAGCGACTGGGCGCATGGCCACGTGCTCGCACGCCACGGCATGACGGATGCGGCGAGCCTCGACCGGTTCGGCCTGCTGACCGAGGGTGGCGTCGTGGCGCATGCCAATTTCCTCACCCCGGACGACATGGACCTTCTCGCCGCGCGCGGCACCGCGGTGGCGCACTGCCCGGTCTCCAACGCCTATTTCGCCGGCGCGGTATTCCCGCTTAAGGCGGCCCTGGAAAAAGGCGTCCGCGTCGGGCTCGGCACCGACATCTCCGGCGGGCCGATCGCCACGATCCTCGACGCCATGCGCGGCGCCGTGATGGTCTCGCGCATGCTGGAGAGCGGCGTCGATCCCGACCTTGCTCCGGGAAGCCGCAGCCGCCATGGCGGAACGCGGATCGACTTCCGCGACGCCTTCCATCTCGCCACCGCCGGCGGCGGCGCCGCACTCGGCCTGCCGGTCGGCCGTTTCGAGTCCGGCTGTCCCTTCGACGCCCTCGCGGTCGACTGCGAGGCGGCCGACGGCGGCATCCGCCTGTGGGGCGGGGAGGCCGGCGACGATCTTCTGCAGACCATCCTCTACACCGCCACGCGATCCAACCTTGCCCGCGTCTGGGTCGGTGGTGCGCCGGTGCGCTGA
- a CDS encoding amidohydrolase family protein, with amino-acid sequence MNGPARGPDIAIVDATILPMGGAGKIARGTLTIRGNAIEAVGPAGTIDVSGAAKTIDARGRVVMPGFVNCHTHIASNMLLRGLLEDVQLFEWLSTMWRLKRNFDPDTLYWASLAGLAEMAKAGITTFNEHFDAYAVEPEIEALQRIPLRATLGYGFADRGIYASITDWSWKTLENFGDLASKHHRSGGDRIHLALSPHAPYSCGADMFRLVRAVADAHEVAIHTHLAEGPQEVAYVADTYGTTPVQWVHSLGFLGPDVTAAHCTQLTDDDIAIMAETGTRIGHCPCCNAKLNSGTMRLRDVRAAGIPVGLATDGPASHNTLDMFQEMKFAGMIHKDRTGDVEFLKTGELLEMATAGAAIAMNRPETGVLAPGRKADVIIIDLDRLHCLPVYDEAAALVYSARADDVATTIADGRIVMEERVLAGVDEAEIRAKFREKALALRDRSLQAGA; translated from the coding sequence ATGAACGGGCCGGCTCGCGGCCCCGACATCGCCATCGTCGATGCCACCATCCTGCCGATGGGCGGGGCGGGCAAGATCGCGCGCGGCACGCTGACGATCCGCGGCAACGCCATCGAGGCGGTCGGCCCCGCCGGCACGATCGACGTCTCTGGGGCTGCAAAGACCATCGACGCCCGCGGTCGGGTGGTGATGCCGGGCTTCGTCAACTGCCACACCCACATCGCCTCCAACATGCTGCTGCGCGGCCTCCTGGAAGACGTGCAGCTGTTCGAATGGCTGTCGACCATGTGGCGGCTGAAGCGCAACTTCGATCCCGACACACTCTACTGGGCGAGCCTGGCGGGCCTCGCGGAAATGGCCAAGGCCGGCATCACCACCTTCAACGAGCATTTCGACGCCTATGCGGTCGAGCCGGAGATCGAGGCGCTGCAGCGCATCCCGCTGCGCGCCACGCTCGGCTACGGCTTCGCGGACCGGGGCATCTATGCCTCGATCACCGACTGGTCGTGGAAGACGCTGGAGAATTTCGGCGACCTCGCGTCGAAGCACCACCGCTCGGGCGGCGACCGCATCCATCTGGCGCTGTCGCCGCACGCGCCCTATTCCTGCGGCGCCGACATGTTCCGCCTGGTGCGCGCGGTGGCCGACGCGCACGAGGTGGCGATCCACACCCACCTCGCCGAGGGGCCGCAGGAGGTCGCCTATGTCGCCGATACCTACGGCACGACGCCTGTGCAATGGGTCCATTCGCTGGGCTTCCTCGGTCCCGACGTGACGGCCGCGCACTGCACGCAGCTCACCGACGACGACATCGCGATCATGGCCGAAACCGGCACCCGCATCGGCCATTGCCCGTGCTGCAACGCCAAGCTCAATTCCGGCACGATGCGCCTGCGCGACGTGCGGGCCGCGGGCATACCGGTCGGGCTCGCGACCGACGGGCCGGCGAGCCACAACACGCTCGACATGTTCCAGGAGATGAAGTTCGCCGGCATGATCCACAAGGACAGGACCGGCGACGTCGAGTTCCTGAAGACCGGCGAACTGCTCGAGATGGCGACGGCGGGCGCGGCCATCGCCATGAACCGTCCCGAGACCGGCGTGCTGGCGCCAGGCCGCAAGGCCGACGTCATCATCATCGACCTCGACCGCCTGCACTGCCTGCCGGTCTATGACGAGGCCGCGGCGCTGGTCTATTCGGCGCGCGCCGACGACGTGGCGACGACCATCGCCGACGGCAGGATCGTGATGGAGGAGCGCGTGCTCGCAGGCGTGGACGAAGCGGAGATCCGCGCGAAGTTCCGCGAGAAGGCGCTGGCGCTGCGCGACCGCAGCCTCCAGGCAGGCGCATGA
- a CDS encoding aromatic ring-hydroxylating oxygenase subunit alpha encodes MTLKPAEKAALDQWYCIDAVADIPPGPSTNRLLGYDLAVTRKGEDFAVTRTDTAAALPTRLRYGYLWTTLGEPARDVLPIPEADEEDRRLVVCGAISVKSSAPRVVENFLDMAHFPFVHTDILGSEPHTEVLHYTTEIRRDIDEVWATNCQFFQPQAALSAKEGIMTQYQYRVADPFAVLLYKTCPNSTNRWDVICLFVQPVDPEFCRAHPVMFLIDEVSTVTELVAFQQVIFLQDRIILENQRPLLLPLEPRAEIPTRADASSVAYRRWLKEKGIVYGTTAQAA; translated from the coding sequence ATGACCCTGAAGCCCGCCGAGAAAGCCGCCCTCGACCAGTGGTACTGCATCGACGCCGTCGCCGACATTCCGCCGGGGCCGAGCACCAACCGCCTGCTCGGCTACGATCTCGCCGTGACGCGCAAGGGTGAGGACTTCGCCGTGACGCGCACCGACACCGCCGCGGCACTGCCCACGCGGTTGCGCTACGGCTATCTCTGGACGACGCTTGGAGAGCCCGCGCGCGACGTGCTGCCGATCCCCGAAGCCGACGAGGAGGATCGCCGGCTGGTGGTCTGCGGCGCGATCTCGGTGAAGTCGTCGGCGCCGCGCGTGGTCGAGAACTTCCTCGACATGGCGCACTTCCCCTTCGTGCACACCGACATCCTGGGCTCGGAACCGCACACCGAGGTGCTGCACTACACCACCGAAATCCGCCGCGACATCGACGAGGTCTGGGCCACCAACTGCCAGTTCTTCCAGCCGCAGGCAGCGCTTTCGGCCAAGGAAGGCATCATGACGCAGTACCAGTACCGCGTCGCCGATCCTTTCGCGGTGCTGCTCTACAAGACCTGTCCCAACTCGACCAACCGCTGGGACGTGATCTGCCTCTTCGTGCAGCCGGTCGACCCGGAATTCTGCCGCGCCCACCCGGTGATGTTCCTGATCGACGAGGTCTCGACGGTGACGGAGCTCGTCGCCTTCCAGCAGGTGATCTTCCTGCAGGACCGCATCATCCTGGAAAACCAGCGGCCGCTGCTGCTGCCGCTCGAGCCGCGCGCCGAGATCCCGACGCGCGCGGACGCCTCCTCGGTCGCCTACCGGCGCTGGCTCAAGGAGAAGGGCATCGTCTACGGCACGACGGCGCAGGCGGCATGA